From a region of the Emcibacter sp. SYSU 3D8 genome:
- a CDS encoding enoyl-CoA hydratase/isomerase family protein, translated as MEYKNMIIEKDGAVDWVTFNRPDNLNALSREFVRELNHYFGSLETNYDVRVVVLKGAGRAFCAGLDMKDPERPLDSTTNTGMKSQRNFSGIIMRMRRCPQPIIGLLHGYAAGGGFSIALGCDVRIAAEGTKMNCAFIKIGLSGCEMGASYHLPRLVGTSVAAELLMTGRFIDADRALRTGLVSDVVPADQLVAAGKSLADDMIATAPMGLRMTKECFWANVDGNDLNSAIAMEDRNQILAVSNGDVSEGIKSFLEKRKPNYAA; from the coding sequence ATGGAATACAAGAACATGATCATCGAGAAGGACGGCGCGGTCGATTGGGTAACCTTCAACCGTCCGGACAATCTCAACGCGCTGAGCCGTGAGTTCGTGCGCGAGCTGAACCATTATTTCGGCAGCCTGGAGACCAATTACGATGTCCGCGTCGTGGTGCTGAAGGGCGCGGGACGCGCCTTCTGCGCCGGTCTCGACATGAAGGATCCGGAACGGCCGCTCGACAGCACCACCAATACCGGCATGAAGAGCCAGCGCAACTTCTCGGGCATCATCATGCGCATGCGCCGCTGCCCGCAGCCGATCATCGGCCTGCTGCATGGCTATGCGGCCGGTGGCGGCTTCTCGATCGCGCTGGGCTGCGATGTCCGCATCGCCGCCGAAGGCACCAAGATGAACTGCGCCTTCATCAAGATCGGCCTGTCGGGCTGCGAAATGGGCGCGTCCTACCACTTGCCGCGCCTCGTCGGCACGTCGGTAGCGGCCGAGCTGCTCATGACCGGCCGCTTCATCGATGCCGACCGCGCCCTGCGCACCGGCCTCGTGTCGGACGTGGTGCCCGCGGACCAGCTGGTCGCCGCCGGCAAGTCGCTGGCCGACGACATGATCGCCACCGCGCCCATGGGCCTGCGCATGACCAAGGAATGCTTCTGGGCCAATGTGGACGGCAACGACCTGAACAGCGCCATTGCCATGGAGGACCGCAACCAGATCCTCGCCGTCTCCAACGGCGACGTGTCCGAGGGCATCAAGTCGTTCCTGGAGAAGCGCAAGCCGAACTACGCGGCCTAG
- a CDS encoding LLM class F420-dependent oxidoreductase — MLIGASFPSVEIGNDPGAIRDFAQGAEELGFDYITTTDHVLGVDPKGDPNVFAPYKLDDAFHEPFVLYGFIAACTRKVGLATGILILPQRQAVLVAKQAAEVDVLSQGRLRLGIGVGWQASEYTALGMDWHNRGKRSEEQIAIMRALWMNRTTEFKGQFHEMAEQGLNPNSVQKPIPIWFGGMSDAVADRVGRIGDGWIPIGTPEQLKPQFEIMHKAAEKAGRDPAKIGLEAMTGFQNAFRDKPAATMDQVLKGAAMWKDAGATHLAIGTAMIGLNTDVAAHLKLLKEAKDGVQAI, encoded by the coding sequence ATGCTGATCGGAGCAAGTTTTCCGAGCGTCGAGATCGGGAACGATCCGGGCGCCATCAGGGACTTTGCCCAGGGCGCGGAAGAACTGGGTTTCGACTACATCACCACCACCGATCATGTGCTCGGCGTCGATCCCAAGGGTGATCCGAACGTGTTCGCGCCCTACAAGCTGGATGATGCGTTTCACGAGCCGTTCGTGCTCTACGGCTTCATCGCCGCCTGCACCAGGAAGGTCGGCCTTGCCACCGGCATCCTGATCCTGCCGCAGCGCCAGGCGGTGCTGGTCGCCAAGCAGGCCGCCGAGGTGGACGTGCTATCGCAGGGACGCTTGCGGCTGGGCATCGGCGTCGGCTGGCAGGCCAGCGAGTACACGGCGCTGGGCATGGACTGGCACAATCGCGGCAAGCGGTCCGAGGAGCAGATTGCCATCATGCGGGCGCTGTGGATGAACCGGACCACCGAATTCAAGGGCCAGTTCCATGAAATGGCCGAGCAGGGCCTCAATCCCAACTCGGTGCAAAAGCCGATCCCGATCTGGTTCGGCGGCATGTCGGACGCGGTCGCCGACCGGGTTGGCCGCATCGGCGACGGCTGGATTCCCATCGGCACGCCCGAGCAGCTGAAGCCCCAGTTCGAGATCATGCACAAGGCCGCCGAGAAAGCCGGGCGGGATCCCGCGAAGATCGGGCTGGAGGCCATGACCGGTTTCCAGAATGCCTTCCGCGACAAGCCTGCCGCCACCATGGACCAGGTGCTCAAGGGCGCGGCCATGTGGAAAGACGCCGGCGCCACACACCTGGCCATCGGCACCGCCATGATCGGGCTGAACACCGATGTCGCCGCCCATCTCAAGCTGCTCAAAGAGGCGAAGGACGGCGTGCAAGCGATTTGA
- a CDS encoding dienelactone hydrolase family protein, translated as MAEFETEVVTPDGRMGSFVAHPDGDGPFPAVILYMDAPGIREELRDFARRLAAQGYFCLLPDMYYRNGVLRFDFSMDRDNAFKLVMATMATLNVERVMRDTQGMLDYLDAHPAAKAPYGCVGYCMSGQYVVAAAGTFPDKIVATASLYGVGIVTDKADSPHLLVPNIKGEIYLGFAEHDSWVSDDVIPAVTQALEDHGVTYECEIHPETEHGFCFPQRPAYAKDRAEIAWQKMSEMFERRLKT; from the coding sequence ATGGCCGAGTTCGAGACCGAGGTGGTAACACCCGATGGCAGGATGGGCAGCTTCGTCGCCCACCCCGACGGCGACGGCCCGTTCCCGGCCGTGATCCTGTATATGGACGCGCCCGGCATCCGCGAGGAACTGCGGGATTTTGCCCGGCGGCTGGCCGCGCAGGGCTATTTCTGCCTGCTGCCCGATATGTACTATCGCAACGGCGTGCTGCGCTTCGATTTCTCCATGGACCGCGACAACGCGTTCAAGCTGGTTATGGCGACCATGGCCACGCTGAACGTCGAGCGGGTGATGCGCGACACTCAAGGAATGCTGGATTATCTGGACGCCCATCCCGCCGCCAAGGCGCCCTATGGCTGCGTGGGCTATTGCATGAGCGGCCAGTATGTGGTGGCCGCGGCGGGCACCTTCCCGGACAAGATCGTGGCGACCGCCTCGCTCTACGGGGTCGGCATCGTCACCGACAAGGCAGACTCGCCGCACCTGCTGGTGCCCAACATCAAGGGCGAGATCTATCTCGGCTTCGCCGAGCATGATTCATGGGTGTCCGACGACGTCATTCCGGCGGTGACCCAGGCGCTGGAAGATCACGGCGTGACCTACGAATGCGAAATCCACCCGGAAACCGAGCACGGCTTCTGCTTCCCGCAGCGCCCTGCCTACGCGAAGGACCGCGCCGAAATCGCCTGGCAGAAAATGTCTGAGATGTTCGAGAGGCGGCTGAAGACCTAG
- a CDS encoding tetratricopeptide repeat protein has product MESGRLRLGLRASTACVALGLALCIQGANAQPYATGAESFQQGRDLIEGGRPGEAIPFLQQAVQAAPGDPDAHYALAEAYYRSGDLMSALTTLRAAQVRSIDPSFRQNVEAKAQAIETMLAEKRLSSTRLAPTDRTAEPLPLRTPVSGSAPPAANPAATISGSDFDAAGAALQSGDLDTAHILALTGLRTDPRSARGSYLLAEVLVGKKDLAGARKAYGDALSGTNLPASRKDEIEHKLLRLEIAMEPGLDGDPTPSPVTTPDRLSSPVSPARTAQDGTENNAYRSPVNAAAMQAASGNVPGAIDELRRYLAGNPSDASARVALARYLIDSGDSSSALEELGKVIAITPANDTARDMRISILMANGDYGAALADLDAIVVAGRATATTFLNRGVSNQQLGERTLALQDYDQAIAMDPSNTGVFINKASVLMEMRQDQAAIDTLSMAIARDGSSLKAVLYRGMAYFNLGRFVPAAEDFGRALALDPGNSQASMYREKALNAVNERVKAGRPPVAP; this is encoded by the coding sequence ATGGAAAGCGGCAGACTTAGACTGGGCCTGCGCGCGAGTACTGCCTGCGTGGCCTTGGGCCTTGCCCTGTGCATCCAAGGAGCTAATGCCCAGCCCTACGCGACCGGAGCCGAGTCATTCCAGCAGGGACGCGACCTGATCGAAGGCGGACGCCCGGGTGAAGCAATTCCGTTCCTGCAACAAGCTGTACAGGCAGCGCCTGGCGATCCCGACGCCCATTATGCCCTCGCCGAAGCCTATTATCGCAGCGGCGACCTGATGAGCGCGCTGACAACTCTCCGGGCCGCGCAGGTCCGGTCAATCGATCCGTCGTTTCGGCAGAATGTCGAGGCAAAAGCGCAGGCTATCGAGACCATGCTCGCCGAAAAGCGCCTCTCATCAACGCGATTGGCACCGACGGACCGCACTGCGGAACCACTGCCCCTGCGAACGCCGGTTTCCGGGTCCGCGCCGCCGGCGGCAAATCCTGCCGCGACGATTTCCGGTTCGGATTTCGATGCCGCCGGCGCAGCCTTGCAGTCCGGTGACCTGGATACGGCACACATCCTGGCGCTGACCGGCTTAAGGACCGATCCTCGCAGCGCTCGAGGCAGCTATCTGTTGGCCGAAGTACTCGTGGGCAAGAAGGATCTTGCGGGCGCGCGCAAGGCGTATGGAGATGCCCTTAGCGGAACGAACCTGCCGGCTTCCCGCAAGGACGAAATCGAACATAAGCTGTTGCGGCTGGAGATTGCGATGGAGCCGGGGCTCGATGGCGATCCAACCCCATCGCCCGTCACGACGCCGGATCGCCTTTCCTCGCCCGTGTCACCAGCGCGGACGGCTCAGGATGGCACCGAGAACAACGCCTATCGTTCGCCGGTCAATGCCGCCGCCATGCAAGCCGCATCCGGAAATGTACCGGGCGCAATCGACGAACTTCGTCGTTATCTGGCAGGCAATCCTTCAGACGCGTCGGCCCGGGTAGCTCTTGCCCGCTATCTGATCGATTCGGGCGACAGTTCATCGGCGCTGGAAGAGCTGGGCAAGGTGATCGCCATCACGCCGGCGAATGACACCGCCCGCGACATGCGAATTTCCATCCTGATGGCTAACGGCGATTATGGCGCCGCGCTGGCCGACCTGGACGCGATCGTCGTTGCCGGCCGCGCGACCGCGACAACCTTCCTCAACAGAGGCGTGTCAAATCAGCAATTGGGCGAACGGACTCTCGCGCTACAGGATTACGATCAGGCAATAGCCATGGATCCGTCGAATACAGGCGTCTTCATCAACAAGGCAAGCGTGCTGATGGAAATGCGTCAGGATCAGGCCGCCATCGACACACTGAGCATGGCGATCGCGCGGGACGGCAGTTCTCTCAAGGCTGTCCTCTATCGCGGCATGGCCTATTTCAATCTAGGTCGCTTCGTGCCCGCCGCTGAAGATTTCGGCAGAGCGCTGGCGCTCGATCCCGGCAATTCCCAAGCATCCATGTACCGGGAAAAGGCGCTGAACGCTGTAAATGAACGCGTGAAGGCCGGAAGGCCGCCAGTCGCGCCCTGA
- a CDS encoding nitroreductase family deazaflavin-dependent oxidoreductase, with amino-acid sequence MSQPKVAPVMSKGPMRLFTRLNVFVYRLSGGRLMNSMYGTPICLVTMTGAKTGKTRTIPLMYNPIGQDVVLVASLGGAPQNPLWYYNLVAHPDVEIQVGQVKRRMHCRQASTDEKEALWPAIVANFSSYGAYQRRTDRDIPVMICSSV; translated from the coding sequence ATGAGCCAGCCTAAGGTCGCGCCGGTGATGAGCAAGGGCCCGATGCGCCTGTTCACGCGGCTCAACGTATTCGTTTATCGGCTATCGGGCGGGCGGCTGATGAACAGCATGTACGGCACGCCGATCTGCCTCGTCACTATGACCGGGGCGAAGACCGGAAAAACGCGAACGATTCCGCTGATGTACAACCCGATTGGACAGGACGTTGTCCTCGTCGCCTCGCTTGGCGGCGCGCCGCAAAATCCGCTCTGGTACTACAATCTGGTGGCCCATCCCGATGTGGAAATCCAGGTCGGCCAGGTGAAGCGCAGGATGCACTGCCGCCAGGCCTCAACCGACGAGAAGGAGGCTCTGTGGCCCGCCATCGTCGCCAATTTCTCCAGCTACGGCGCCTATCAGCGGCGCACCGACCGGGATATTCCGGTGATGATCTGCTCGTCGGTGTGA
- a CDS encoding peptidylprolyl isomerase translates to MATAKPGDTVQIHYTGTLDDGSQFDSSSGREPLEFTLGSGQVIPGFDAAVTGLSEGERRTVRIEPEDAYGEVDERLVQQIERARLPDHIQVEKGLQLQAGREGSQPMVVTVVDFDDATVTLDGNHELAGKALTFAVELVKIV, encoded by the coding sequence ATGGCCACCGCGAAACCCGGCGATACCGTCCAGATCCATTATACCGGCACCCTCGATGACGGCAGCCAGTTCGACAGTTCGTCGGGACGTGAGCCGCTGGAGTTCACCCTGGGTTCCGGCCAGGTCATCCCCGGCTTCGACGCCGCGGTCACCGGCCTGTCCGAGGGCGAAAGGCGCACCGTCCGGATCGAGCCCGAAGACGCCTATGGCGAAGTCGACGAGCGCCTGGTCCAGCAGATCGAGCGGGCGCGTCTCCCTGACCACATCCAGGTTGAAAAAGGCCTTCAGCTCCAGGCGGGACGCGAGGGCTCGCAGCCCATGGTCGTGACCGTCGTCGACTTCGACGATGCCACCGTGACCCTCGACGGCAACCACGAACTGGCCGGCAAGGCGCTGACCTTCGCCGTCGAGCTGGTCAAGATCGTCTAG
- a CDS encoding L,D-transpeptidase family protein: MKTFRAASPFIAAVLFLSISLPAFAAAGDTANALRALAPSLTEGRSARIGDAPLTQPALLAALYAQRDYKPLWQSSDDLRALTGAIAGVTADGLIPEDYHLTALTALIGTTDQRNPEQAARLDLLATDALARLAIHLHYGKTDPRAFDRNWNISAPIAPGDFLELVSGVTAQPDMVAAARGLAPHHWFYGQLKKALSAQRAHVAKGGWPTTESGETLKPGMTDPRVAALRTRLAASGEYTAPAPADPDLYDDGLVTAVKRFQELHGLDTDGAVGKRTISELNVTAQERVDQVRVNLERARWVMNQIGDEFVIVNISGFHLYVIKDGVPVWDSRVVVGRTYRQTEMFKSNMRTVVLNPTWTVPPTILKQDLLPKIARDPSYLASRNMRVVDGSGARVDPSTIDWQQARRRFPYSLVQGPGPDNALGRVKFLFPNEYAIYLHDTPHREIFSRADRAASSGCIRLENPMELAYYLLAGDEDWPRERIDAVLAAGKLQNIVLKQRLPIVIMYWTAQLDRDGTMRFFPDLYDRDPPVLRALGTEPKA; the protein is encoded by the coding sequence ATGAAAACTTTCCGTGCCGCCTCCCCGTTCATTGCCGCCGTCCTTTTCCTCAGCATATCGCTACCGGCATTCGCCGCCGCCGGCGATACCGCGAATGCCCTGCGCGCGCTTGCGCCGTCACTGACCGAGGGCCGCAGCGCAAGGATCGGCGACGCCCCGCTGACGCAGCCCGCCCTGCTGGCAGCGCTTTATGCCCAGCGTGACTACAAGCCGCTGTGGCAATCCAGCGACGACCTGCGGGCGCTGACCGGCGCCATCGCCGGCGTGACCGCGGACGGACTGATACCCGAGGATTATCACCTGACGGCGCTGACCGCGTTGATCGGCACCACGGACCAGCGCAATCCCGAACAGGCCGCGCGGCTCGACCTGCTGGCGACAGACGCGCTCGCGCGCCTTGCCATCCATCTGCATTACGGCAAGACCGACCCCCGCGCGTTCGATCGCAACTGGAACATCAGCGCGCCCATCGCACCCGGCGATTTCCTCGAACTGGTCTCAGGGGTGACGGCACAACCCGACATGGTGGCCGCGGCCAGGGGCCTGGCGCCCCATCACTGGTTCTACGGCCAGCTCAAGAAGGCGCTTTCGGCGCAGCGCGCCCACGTCGCCAAAGGTGGCTGGCCCACCACCGAATCCGGCGAGACGCTCAAACCCGGCATGACCGATCCGAGGGTAGCGGCGTTACGCACCCGGCTCGCGGCATCGGGCGAGTACACCGCTCCCGCACCCGCCGACCCCGACCTGTACGACGACGGCCTCGTCACGGCGGTCAAGCGATTCCAGGAACTGCACGGCCTCGACACGGACGGCGCGGTGGGCAAGCGCACCATCAGCGAACTCAACGTCACAGCGCAGGAGCGGGTCGATCAGGTCAGAGTGAATCTGGAGCGCGCCCGCTGGGTGATGAACCAGATCGGCGACGAATTCGTCATCGTGAACATTTCCGGCTTTCATCTCTATGTGATCAAGGATGGCGTGCCGGTTTGGGACAGCCGCGTGGTCGTCGGGCGCACTTACAGACAGACCGAGATGTTCAAGTCCAACATGCGAACGGTGGTGCTCAACCCCACCTGGACCGTCCCGCCAACCATCCTCAAGCAGGACCTGCTTCCCAAAATCGCCCGGGACCCGTCCTATCTCGCCTCGCGCAACATGCGGGTGGTGGACGGCAGCGGCGCCAGGGTCGATCCGTCGACCATAGACTGGCAGCAGGCAAGGCGGCGGTTTCCATACAGCCTCGTGCAGGGGCCGGGACCGGATAACGCGCTGGGCCGGGTGAAATTCCTGTTCCCCAACGAATATGCCATCTATCTGCACGACACGCCTCACCGCGAGATATTCAGCCGCGCCGACCGGGCCGCCAGTTCGGGCTGCATCCGGCTCGAGAACCCGATGGAACTCGCCTATTACCTGCTGGCCGGCGACGAGGACTGGCCGCGCGAGCGCATCGACGCCGTGCTGGCGGCTGGTAAACTCCAGAACATCGTGCTCAAGCAGCGGCTGCCCATCGTCATCATGTACTGGACCGCCCAGCTCGACCGCGACGGGACCATGCGTTTCTTCCCCGATTTGTACGACCGCGACCCGCCCGTCTTGCGGGCACTGGGCACCGAACCCAAGGCCTGA
- the gntA gene encoding guanitoxin biosynthesis heme-dependent pre-guanitoxin N-hydroxylase GntA — protein MRAFSRHPTLANALADFIRDENFPCVGAKSALARAQITVVEAGDLRDDSSDQAILRTLYHFIARYRADSSLFSSFAVAFEGPGDLDEVQFEEVLWQRLAALHQVDSLCYDWSPEVSPDPVSPRFGFSLGGMAFFIVGLHPNASRTARRFAHPAFIFNPHEQFEILRADGRYQRLKDVTVTRDSALDGFPNPMLAEHGSKSEAPQYSGREVGPDWRCPFRPV, from the coding sequence TTGAGAGCTTTCTCGAGACACCCGACCCTTGCCAACGCGCTGGCCGACTTCATCCGTGACGAGAACTTCCCCTGTGTCGGCGCCAAATCCGCGCTGGCGCGGGCGCAAATCACCGTGGTTGAGGCAGGCGACCTGCGAGACGATTCGTCCGATCAGGCGATCCTGCGCACGCTCTATCATTTCATCGCCCGCTACAGGGCTGATTCATCCCTGTTCAGCAGCTTCGCCGTGGCTTTCGAAGGCCCCGGCGATCTGGATGAAGTACAATTCGAGGAAGTCCTGTGGCAGCGGCTTGCCGCGCTCCACCAGGTGGATTCGCTGTGCTACGACTGGAGCCCGGAAGTGAGCCCTGATCCGGTATCGCCGCGTTTCGGGTTCAGCCTTGGCGGCATGGCTTTCTTCATCGTCGGCCTGCATCCCAATGCCAGCCGGACGGCGCGGCGCTTTGCCCATCCGGCCTTCATCTTCAATCCGCACGAGCAGTTCGAGATCCTGCGCGCCGATGGCCGTTACCAACGGCTGAAGGATGTTACCGTCACTCGCGACAGCGCGCTCGACGGCTTCCCCAACCCGATGCTGGCTGAACATGGTAGCAAGAGCGAAGCGCCGCAATACAGCGGCCGTGAGGTGGGACCGGACTGGCGCTGCCCGTTCCGGCCCGTGTGA
- a CDS encoding urea carboxylase-associated family protein, with protein MINVIPPRSGTAFELRAGERLKIIDPNGEQVSDLVAFNRHDTAEAISNGRTFDYLNKIFIGAGDPVYSNRSRILFDILEDTVGRHDFLLTPCSADTFRIIYGHDHPHRGCLGNLAEALNPYGVETDRIPTAFNVFMNVPIDGQTGALSVEPPLSRPGDHILIEARMDLLVGMTACSAEQSNNYAFKPIHYEILPAV; from the coding sequence ATGATCAACGTTATACCGCCGCGCTCGGGCACGGCATTCGAACTCCGGGCAGGCGAGCGCCTGAAAATCATCGACCCGAACGGCGAACAGGTCTCGGACCTTGTGGCCTTCAACCGCCATGATACCGCCGAGGCCATTTCGAATGGCCGCACATTCGATTATCTCAACAAGATATTCATCGGCGCCGGCGATCCCGTCTATTCCAACCGCAGCCGTATCCTGTTCGACATCCTCGAGGACACGGTCGGACGTCACGATTTCTTGCTGACGCCCTGCTCGGCAGACACGTTCCGCATCATCTACGGCCACGACCATCCGCACCGCGGCTGCCTCGGCAATCTCGCCGAAGCATTGAATCCCTACGGCGTCGAGACCGACCGCATTCCCACGGCGTTCAACGTGTTCATGAACGTTCCCATCGACGGGCAGACAGGAGCACTCAGCGTCGAGCCACCCCTGAGCCGCCCCGGCGACCACATCCTGATCGAGGCCCGCATGGACCTGCTGGTCGGGATGACCGCATGCTCGGCGGAACAGTCCAACAACTACGCTTTCAAGCCGATCCACTACGAAATCCTGCCCGCCGTCTAG